One genomic region from Chthonomonas calidirosea T49 encodes:
- a CDS encoding PulJ/GspJ family protein — MMVGTYSKRRSTAIQAFSLIELLVVIAITSILLVIITKPLIDGFNLVNRASTQIESQDTARDTLRELSTQLSNAVFVYDNNTPQTKINLWLYDQKGNPYLTSVPYGLIEFVAPGLQGEQGNNPNQPIDPTTGLPIVPGAQVALPLAPGRTITRFFIGLHDNRSGVDTSGYQQSGMPVDGQGNYHGYANRWTDPQLAPKDNRMTLYRVEFTPYIPDPDNPSTFIPNLSLLHTGTNPNAPTDTKTDPLILDDPNFFYDATKAGAGDTGDPKWGVPGWQKIAERYGMPTTVVYRWENWAALAQNLIQANKGDAIYLDRDNNGNIVYDANGHPTPHLLISFVPSSVQNEAATPMSASAAGDEMPYSAPPLYQARYGAWATPYGVSVYRSSTPGADPLSQNPLTYFQYYVDAAGNGHIVAQTVNQGAQPPDPTTLTDIGPDPNPLGFWTNLNVKFAFTVDPVSGLVNFAFPQWVLNLQSGYKGPQVYFPADINAGYSGTYNSRYILLSDLSGAPAERASTVSPLGYFLNSVGVTPEIVPGSEVVVGPDQRPGAHYGYAIQYTRVPSSQDVIGPNQYKINYVPLPGSNSNDPRLMVGYIAFDNQPETLQSSGGDDPVNGLFYRHNLPTKKVVNGQDVPADPVQVTYQFQLNEPSDVVKVNYRTRSLIDVVLNARLFDPSSATAQDTSLVSKVRVRNLQR, encoded by the coding sequence ATGATGGTAGGGACCTATTCAAAGAGAAGAAGTACAGCGATACAGGCATTCTCGCTGATTGAGCTGCTTGTGGTGATCGCCATTACCTCTATCTTATTGGTGATCATCACGAAGCCTCTCATAGATGGTTTTAACCTTGTGAACCGTGCCAGCACGCAGATCGAGAGCCAGGATACAGCTCGTGATACCCTACGGGAACTGTCTACTCAGCTTTCAAACGCGGTTTTTGTCTACGACAATAACACACCTCAAACCAAAATCAATCTCTGGCTCTACGACCAAAAAGGAAATCCCTACCTCACTTCTGTTCCCTATGGTCTCATCGAGTTTGTCGCTCCAGGCCTTCAGGGTGAGCAGGGCAATAACCCGAACCAGCCGATAGACCCGACCACCGGTCTGCCCATTGTGCCCGGTGCCCAGGTCGCGCTGCCTTTGGCGCCGGGACGAACGATAACACGATTCTTTATTGGGCTGCATGATAATCGCTCAGGTGTGGATACCTCCGGTTACCAACAGAGCGGCATGCCGGTAGATGGCCAAGGAAACTACCACGGCTATGCCAATCGCTGGACGGATCCCCAACTTGCCCCGAAAGATAACCGAATGACACTCTATCGGGTAGAGTTTACCCCCTATATTCCCGATCCGGATAACCCAAGTACTTTCATTCCCAATCTCTCTCTACTGCATACCGGTACAAACCCAAACGCGCCTACCGACACGAAAACCGATCCCCTCATCCTTGACGATCCAAACTTTTTCTATGATGCCACAAAAGCAGGAGCAGGAGATACGGGTGACCCGAAATGGGGCGTGCCGGGATGGCAGAAGATCGCCGAACGCTATGGAATGCCAACAACGGTGGTCTATCGCTGGGAGAACTGGGCTGCCCTGGCGCAAAACCTGATTCAGGCCAATAAAGGGGACGCTATCTATCTTGATAGAGATAACAACGGCAACATCGTCTATGATGCCAATGGGCATCCGACACCTCATCTTCTCATTAGCTTCGTTCCCTCCTCGGTGCAAAACGAAGCGGCAACCCCCATGAGTGCAAGCGCTGCAGGAGATGAGATGCCTTACTCTGCGCCTCCTCTTTATCAGGCAAGGTATGGAGCCTGGGCCACACCTTATGGGGTTTCCGTCTATCGTTCAAGCACGCCTGGTGCGGATCCCCTCTCCCAAAATCCGTTGACTTACTTCCAGTACTATGTGGATGCGGCCGGGAATGGACACATTGTAGCGCAGACGGTTAATCAGGGAGCGCAACCTCCAGACCCCACGACGCTTACTGATATTGGGCCCGATCCAAATCCTCTCGGTTTTTGGACGAACCTGAATGTAAAGTTCGCTTTTACCGTAGACCCTGTGTCCGGACTCGTCAATTTCGCGTTTCCGCAATGGGTTCTGAACCTGCAGAGCGGCTATAAGGGGCCGCAAGTCTATTTCCCTGCCGATATCAATGCGGGCTATAGCGGAACCTATAACTCACGCTACATTCTACTCTCCGATCTCAGTGGCGCACCTGCGGAACGCGCTAGTACCGTGTCTCCGCTTGGATACTTCCTGAATTCGGTGGGAGTAACGCCGGAGATCGTGCCTGGAAGCGAGGTCGTTGTTGGACCCGATCAGCGCCCCGGTGCCCACTATGGCTACGCCATTCAGTACACACGAGTGCCATCGAGCCAAGACGTGATAGGGCCGAACCAGTATAAAATCAACTATGTGCCGCTGCCGGGCTCTAATTCAAACGACCCACGTCTTATGGTGGGGTATATCGCCTTTGATAACCAGCCGGAGACATTACAATCCTCTGGTGGTGATGACCCAGTCAACGGCCTGTTCTATCGGCACAATCTGCCTACAAAGAAGGTCGTCAACGGTCAGGATGTGCCTGCCGACCCGGTGCAAGTGACCTATCAGTTCCAGCTCAACGAGCCTTCGGATGTGGTGAAGGTGAACTATCGTACGCGTAGCCTGATAGACGTGGTGCTGAACGCGCGCCTGTTTGACCCCTCTTCGGCGACAGCCCAAGATACCAGTCTCGTCTCTAAGGTGCGCGTGCGGAACCTTCAGCGCTAA
- a CDS encoding prepilin-type N-terminal cleavage/methylation domain-containing protein: MKPSYSYKEPPLKRLAWRIPLDTPNKARLRRRGFSLIETLVAMVILAIGILSLVSLFPGGFVVLQRTSEMSVAQILANEQLSSLRHMEGPPIAVLSALPKADGTIQVLNGTNPDDLSPATPQELSALQAQYNFTLPAGYLPYFFSDVNRIRYIQGESFTIPVEASGAGGSIHILQYGPVYNVFHTDSNGNPADSLNVYGPPMTRLVEDSQPNINNPNPIPVLNASDEYAIDYAHNQIAFYPRPAPNPNENRPNFRLFFMRYRTYQTDANGYPIPSTYQTQTITITVPDIPAGQPLVPIWQPIFPNTSPQPNIDPYSEQVSRQFRLVSTTPGPNPPFTDDPYEYAWLSPQEPNNANRGVLIFNPLGHISSPTPTASGTLAQPQNLVAYVDYLTYDNHIIRDDSVIPSQAPYTIRLALGHILSQGDILPDQTTYNGLFHNDPADTAPDDADLIVQDMDNGQQLCRIVAGQSTPGSLVAATLDAKNGILTFSQPGIENNGLQNVPIRIFYRADRRWGMQIQMAVPYYSIVSSPAQITSTSCWIGDGTNGSSPTRIYFALSEAGKTITIGELHYATANTNPNDPTTYGVAHNVTLQISDVNRVDVVNGARYVYADITDQIPNATALSAVPTGRAVDYVSGISVRSRVVWSDPGSPNAILWRRIDRDTVLTRQSTL, translated from the coding sequence ATGAAACCGTCTTATTCCTATAAGGAACCGCCCCTGAAACGACTTGCTTGGCGGATTCCTTTAGACACCCCAAATAAGGCCCGCTTGCGTAGGCGTGGCTTTTCACTTATCGAAACTCTGGTGGCAATGGTGATATTAGCCATCGGTATTCTTTCTCTGGTAAGCCTTTTCCCCGGTGGCTTCGTTGTGCTGCAGCGTACCAGCGAAATGTCTGTAGCACAAATTTTGGCTAACGAGCAACTCTCCAGCCTGCGCCATATGGAGGGGCCTCCTATTGCCGTGCTCTCCGCGTTACCTAAAGCGGATGGCACCATTCAGGTGCTTAATGGTACCAACCCAGACGACCTCAGCCCGGCGACACCGCAGGAGTTAAGCGCCCTTCAGGCACAGTACAATTTCACCCTGCCTGCCGGCTATCTGCCCTACTTTTTCTCCGATGTCAATCGCATTCGCTACATTCAAGGGGAATCGTTTACTATCCCTGTGGAGGCTAGTGGGGCTGGAGGCTCGATCCATATTCTACAATACGGCCCTGTTTATAACGTGTTCCATACCGATAGCAATGGAAACCCCGCAGACAGTCTTAACGTTTACGGTCCTCCAATGACCCGCCTCGTGGAGGATTCGCAGCCCAACATTAACAATCCAAACCCTATTCCCGTGCTCAACGCTTCTGACGAGTACGCGATTGATTACGCGCACAACCAGATCGCCTTTTATCCACGTCCGGCACCCAATCCAAATGAAAATCGGCCCAATTTTCGTCTCTTTTTCATGCGCTATCGAACCTATCAGACGGATGCCAATGGCTATCCAATTCCCAGCACCTATCAAACCCAAACCATAACAATTACTGTGCCTGATATTCCGGCCGGTCAGCCGCTCGTTCCTATTTGGCAACCTATTTTTCCAAATACATCCCCGCAGCCAAACATTGACCCTTACAGCGAGCAGGTAAGCCGCCAGTTCCGGCTTGTCTCCACGACACCGGGGCCGAACCCGCCGTTCACTGATGACCCCTATGAATATGCCTGGCTGAGCCCTCAAGAGCCGAATAATGCTAATCGTGGAGTGTTGATCTTCAATCCGCTCGGGCATATCTCTTCACCCACACCAACGGCCAGCGGGACATTGGCACAGCCTCAAAATCTTGTGGCCTACGTGGACTACTTGACCTATGATAACCACATCATTCGGGACGACTCGGTCATTCCAAGCCAAGCCCCTTATACCATCCGTCTCGCATTAGGGCATATTCTTTCTCAAGGCGATATCTTGCCCGATCAAACCACCTATAATGGCCTCTTTCATAACGATCCTGCCGATACCGCTCCAGATGATGCCGACCTGATCGTGCAGGACATGGATAACGGGCAACAGTTGTGCCGCATTGTGGCCGGACAGAGCACCCCGGGTAGTCTTGTCGCTGCCACTTTGGATGCAAAGAACGGTATCTTAACCTTTAGCCAGCCCGGCATCGAAAACAACGGCCTCCAGAACGTTCCCATACGTATCTTCTATAGAGCCGACAGGCGCTGGGGAATGCAGATACAGATGGCAGTCCCCTACTATTCTATAGTGAGCAGCCCTGCTCAAATCACTTCGACAAGCTGTTGGATTGGGGATGGTACCAATGGCTCTTCGCCGACTCGGATCTACTTTGCTCTCAGCGAGGCCGGTAAGACGATCACCATCGGTGAGCTTCACTACGCAACCGCTAACACGAACCCCAACGATCCCACGACTTATGGGGTTGCTCATAACGTGACGCTGCAGATTAGCGACGTCAATAGGGTGGATGTGGTGAATGGGGCGCGATACGTTTACGCAGATATCACCGATCAAATTCCCAATGCGACCGCCCTTTCGGCTGTGCCGACAGGAAGAGCCGTGGACTATGTGTCCGGTATATCAGTGCGTAGTCGCGTGGTTTGGAGTGACCCGGGCAGTCCGAACGCGATTTTGTGGCGGCGTATCGATCGGGACACGGTGTTGACACGACAGAGCACGCTCTAG
- a CDS encoding prepilin-type N-terminal cleavage/methylation domain-containing protein, with the protein MSSEMGVKMPGKSHTTAVRAFTLVELLTVIAIIAVLAAILFPVFAAAREQARQATTMGNMHDVYEAVRLYHEDEGTYPPALFGYAETALTNVQPGMPSGEPALPGDPIVPMGQATEYFQATGVGAYLYPNKLKDLNAFFCPDNPTHNQTQVTIAYWPLTLTNGQLVPVTWVQGNNNTNPPPACPNYSDPDLPTRQPNGPNPGATYVGQPKLFYVMDSMDIGPLLDSNGNWMHDANGNPLYEYHYAVDWTHQLYNQKNGCDTTAQVPVYGLPSNPPVVLSNQLKYKNPSPETTVITWNTYHAGVAHSGNVIVLLLSGTARKISLQQAQQQLPLNYH; encoded by the coding sequence ATGAGCAGCGAAATGGGGGTAAAAATGCCTGGAAAGTCGCACACAACTGCAGTACGTGCTTTTACGTTGGTGGAACTTCTTACTGTCATCGCGATCATTGCTGTCTTGGCAGCCATTCTCTTTCCGGTATTCGCGGCTGCCCGGGAGCAGGCCCGCCAAGCGACGACGATGGGTAATATGCACGATGTATATGAGGCCGTTCGGCTCTATCATGAGGATGAGGGAACTTATCCACCAGCCCTTTTTGGCTACGCTGAAACGGCGCTGACGAACGTCCAACCTGGAATGCCATCAGGAGAACCGGCGCTTCCTGGTGACCCTATTGTGCCGATGGGGCAGGCAACCGAGTATTTTCAGGCTACAGGCGTAGGTGCCTACCTCTATCCGAACAAATTAAAAGACCTGAATGCCTTCTTCTGTCCTGATAACCCAACACACAACCAAACACAAGTGACGATCGCCTACTGGCCGCTTACACTGACGAATGGCCAACTCGTTCCGGTTACATGGGTACAGGGAAATAACAACACCAATCCACCACCCGCCTGTCCTAACTATTCTGATCCTGATCTGCCGACACGACAACCGAACGGCCCTAACCCTGGGGCCACGTATGTGGGTCAACCCAAGCTCTTCTATGTTATGGATAGCATGGATATTGGTCCTTTGCTGGATAGCAATGGCAACTGGATGCACGATGCCAATGGAAACCCTCTTTATGAGTATCACTATGCGGTGGACTGGACTCACCAACTGTATAATCAAAAAAATGGATGTGATACTACGGCGCAGGTGCCTGTATACGGGCTGCCATCCAATCCGCCAGTGGTATTGAGTAATCAGTTAAAATACAAAAATCCGTCTCCTGAAACCACCGTTATTACATGGAACACCTATCATGCGGGGGTGGCTCATTCTGGCAACGTCATTGTGTTGTTGCTTTCCGGCACGGCCAGAAAAATAAGTCTGCAACAGGCACAACAGCAGCTGCCTCTTAACTATCACTAA